One window of the Sebastes umbrosus isolate fSebUmb1 chromosome 1, fSebUmb1.pri, whole genome shotgun sequence genome contains the following:
- the barx1 gene encoding homeobox protein BarH-like 1 isoform X2, translated as MMQHPLDMGSHHYYPPEVHPDHRTHRYRSFMIEEILTDHQEHKVSAPAGELLKFGVHALLSAARPFHSHNHLVLKADQSLLKFPMSPLSPLSCSLGSPLLSAASGLQLGIGSASHHSLPLPLDLHLRGKLEHGVDGGGKSKKGRRSRTVFTELQLMGLEKRFEKQKYLSTPDRSGRVAGPQSAAGENMVPEQTDEVEENCVAGRRSGVAH; from the exons ATGATGCAGCATCCTCTGGACATGGGGTCGCATCATTACTATCCTCCAGAGGTTCATCCTGACCACAGGACTCATCGCTACAGGAGCTTCATGATCGAGGAGATCCTGACTGATCACCAGGAGCACAAAGTGTCGGCTCCGGCCGGAGAGCTGCTGAAGTTCGGAGTTCATGCTCTGCTGTCTGCAGCCAGGCCTTTCCACAGCCACAACCACCTGG TGCTCAAAGCGGACCAGAGCCTCCTGAAGTTCCCCATGTCTCCGCTGTCCCCGCTGTCCTGCTCGCTGGGCTCCCCGCTGCTGTCCGCCGCGTCAGGCCTGCAGCTCGGCATCGGCTCGGCGTCTCACCACTCACTGCCGCTGCCTCTGGACCTGCACCTCCGGGGGAAGCTGGAGCACGGAGTGGACGGAGGAGGGAAGAGCAAGAAGGGCCGCCGGAGCCGCACCGTGTTCACCGAGCTGCAGCTGATGGGGCTGGAGAAGCGCTTCGAGAAGCAGAAGTACCTCTCCACGCCGGATAG ATCTGGCCGAGTCGCTGGGCCTCAGTCAGCTGCAGGTGAAAACATGGTACCAGAACAGACGGATGAAGTGGAAGAAAATT GTGTTGCAGGGAGGAGGTCTGGAGTCGCCCACTAA
- the ptpdc1a gene encoding protein tyrosine phosphatase domain-containing protein 1, with amino-acid sequence MAAGVSILSDLPYSAGDAGSGDISTEMETASNARVPTAKYTKMGETLRHVIPGHMQCSMACGGKACKYENPSRWSDEEQAVKGLYSSWITDNLLAMARPSTEIIEKYNIIEQFQRFGLKTIINLQRPGEHASCGNPLEQESGFTYRPEIFMEAGVYYYNFGWKDYGVASLTTILDMVKVMSFAVQEGKMAVHCHAGLGRTGVLLACYLVFTSRMSADQAILFVRAKRPNSIQTRGQLLCVREFAQFLVPLRSVFSCAEPKASAVTLSQYLTRQRHLLHGYEARQMKNLPKIVQLVCRLLVDIAANRQVVIEEEWLEIPDLTAEVEKTVSQQALQQLGKEMRVKGIPVPPSHPLSPPALQSRSRHDQPLASDNELDELWSEQHAESHLKSFLSNNRRLSYSDSVLDKLGPRLHHLEDLKSNKLIPCLNKHSLSHSSLTACFPPTLYDLSPQDHNTEDKGSPLLKKQLRKGHQSLSLDLSEQRRRCHCDATLSALSNKSKLVTREQQPDVDASAGGAHRDDVPFITLQSELSPENRNLLVARALAMDLIDKDFTSKVSMWQTELNSREGAWERLCLERDPLVLSGLMWSWLEQLKDPVISGEDVKSLSEKNVNPQNALDSLEKGHRLTLLCILDCAAHLLPMPEEVETSFLNQTIKVFTKIDAASEKNESLYSTLKAILTPVLHELCDKAVEENNEDS; translated from the exons ATGGCAGCTGGTGTCAGCATACTGAGTGACCTGCCTTACTCCGCGGGTGACGCTGGCAGTGGAGACATCAGCACGGAGATGGAGACAG catccAACGCGAGGGTCCCTACAGCAAAGTACACCAAGATGGGGGAGACCCTGAGGCACGTGATCCCGGGTCACATGCAGTGCTCCATGGCCTGCGGAGGGAAAGCCTGTAAATATGAGAACCCCTCTCGCTGGAGTGATGAGGAGCAAGCCGTCAAAGGACTCTACTCGTCCTG GATTACTGACAACTTGCTAGCTATGGCAAGGCCTTCTACTGAAATAATagagaaatataatataattgaaCAGTTCCAAAG GTTTGGTTTGAAGACGATCATTAACCTGCAGCGACCCGGAGAACACGCCAGCTGTGGCAACCCGCTGGAGCAGGAGAGCGGGTTCACCTATCGACCTGAAATCTTCATGGAGGCTGGCG TTTATTACTACAACTTTGGGTGGAAGGATTATGGTGTGGCATCTCTGACTACAATCCTTGACATGGTGAAAGTCATGTCATTCGCTGTCCAAGAGGGGAAAATGGCCGTCCACTGCCATGCCGGTCTTGGAAGAACAG gTGTGTTGTTGGCTTGTTACTTGGTGTTCACGTCCCGGATGAGCGCCGACCAAGCCATCCTGTTTGTGCGAGCCAAGAGACCCAACTCCATCCAGACCCGAGGCCAGCTGCTGTGCGTCAGGGAGTTCGCCCAGTTCCTGGTTCCCCTCCGAAGCGTCTTCTCCTGTGCGGAACCCAAAGCGAGCGCCGTCACCTTGTCCCAGTACCTCACCCGGCAGCGCCACCTGCTGCACGGCTACGAGGCCCGACAGATGAAGAACTTGCCAAAGATCGTCCAGCTGGTGTGCCGGCTCCTCGTCGACATCGCGGCCAACCGACAGGTGGTGATCGAGGAGGAGTGGCTGGAAATCCCCGACCTGACGGCCGAGGTGGAGAAGACTGTGTCCCAGCAGGCCCTGCAGCAGCTGGGGAAGGAGATGAGAGTGAAGGGGATCCCTGTTCCTCCATCTCATCCTCTCAGCCCGCCTGCTCTGCAGTCCAGATCTCGTCACGATCAACCTCTCGCCAGTGATAATGAGCTGGATGAGCTGTGGTCGGAGCAGCATGCAGAAAGCCATCTGAAGTCCTTCCTGTCCAACAACAGGAGACTCAGTTACAGCGATTCTGTCCTGGACAAACTGGGACCGCGGCTGCACCATTTAGAAGATCTGAAGAGCAACAAACTGATCCCCTGCCTGAACAAACATTCCCTTTCTCACAGCAGCCTTACAGCCTGTTTCCCTCCCACATTGTATGACCTCTCTCCTCAGGACCACAACACCGAAGACAAGGGATCCCCCTTATTGAAGAAGCAGCTACGTAAGGGGCATCAGAGTTTGTCTTTAGACCTGTCCGAGCAGAGAAGACGATGTCACTGTGACGCCACGCTGTCGGCCTTATCGAACAAGAGCAAACTGGTGACCCGCGAGCAGCAGCCAGATGTGGATGCGTCAGCGGGCGGAGCTCACAGAGACGATGTTCCCTTCATCACCCTCCAGTCGGAGCTCTCCCCAGAGAACAGAAACCTGCTGGTGGCCAGAGCTCTGGCCATGGACCTGATAGACAAGGACTTCACCTCCAAGGTCTCAATGTGGCAG ACAGAGCTGAACTCCAGAGAGGGAGCGTGGGAGCGGCTGTGTCTGGAGAGAGATCCTCTGGTCCTGTCCGGTCTGATGTGGTCGTGGCTGGAGCAGCTCAAGGATCCAGTCATCAGCGGCGAGGACGTGAAATCCCTCAGCGAGAAGAACGTAAACCCACAGAACGCCCTCGACTCGCTGGAAAAG GGACACAGACTCACTCTGCTGTGTATCCTCGACTGTGCTGCTCATCTGCTGCCAATGCCTGAAGAGGTGGAGACCAGTTTTCTCAACCAAACAATAAAAGTGTTTACTAAG ATCGACGCTGCCTCAGAGAAGAACGAGTCTTTATACTCGACACTCAAAGCAATCCTGACTCCCGTTCTTCATGAGCTGTGTGACAAAGCTGTGGAGGAGAACAACGAAGACTCCTGA
- the barx1 gene encoding homeobox protein BarH-like 1 isoform X1: MMQHPLDMGSHHYYPPEVHPDHRTHRYRSFMIEEILTDHQEHKVSAPAGELLKFGVHALLSAARPFHSHNHLVLKADQSLLKFPMSPLSPLSCSLGSPLLSAASGLQLGIGSASHHSLPLPLDLHLRGKLEHGVDGGGKSKKGRRSRTVFTELQLMGLEKRFEKQKYLSTPDRIDLAESLGLSQLQVKTWYQNRRMKWKKIVLQGGGLESPTKPKGRPKKNSIPSSEQLSEQERTAADTDRQSEEGSGSHSENAQEE; encoded by the exons ATGATGCAGCATCCTCTGGACATGGGGTCGCATCATTACTATCCTCCAGAGGTTCATCCTGACCACAGGACTCATCGCTACAGGAGCTTCATGATCGAGGAGATCCTGACTGATCACCAGGAGCACAAAGTGTCGGCTCCGGCCGGAGAGCTGCTGAAGTTCGGAGTTCATGCTCTGCTGTCTGCAGCCAGGCCTTTCCACAGCCACAACCACCTGG TGCTCAAAGCGGACCAGAGCCTCCTGAAGTTCCCCATGTCTCCGCTGTCCCCGCTGTCCTGCTCGCTGGGCTCCCCGCTGCTGTCCGCCGCGTCAGGCCTGCAGCTCGGCATCGGCTCGGCGTCTCACCACTCACTGCCGCTGCCTCTGGACCTGCACCTCCGGGGGAAGCTGGAGCACGGAGTGGACGGAGGAGGGAAGAGCAAGAAGGGCCGCCGGAGCCGCACCGTGTTCACCGAGCTGCAGCTGATGGGGCTGGAGAAGCGCTTCGAGAAGCAGAAGTACCTCTCCACGCCGGATAG AATAGATCTGGCCGAGTCGCTGGGCCTCAGTCAGCTGCAGGTGAAAACATGGTACCAGAACAGACGGATGAAGTGGAAGAAAATT GTGTTGCAGGGAGGAGGTCTGGAGTCGCCCACTAAACCAAAAGGCCGCCCGAAGAAGAACTCCATCCCCAGCAGCGAGCAGCTCTCTGAGCAGGAACGGACCGCCGCCGACACCGACCGCCAGTCCGAAGAAGGCTCCGGCTCCCACTCAGAGAACGCTCAGGAGGAATGA